In Paralichthys olivaceus isolate ysfri-2021 chromosome 13, ASM2471397v2, whole genome shotgun sequence, the following are encoded in one genomic region:
- the pou2f2b gene encoding POU domain, class 2, transcription factor 2 isoform X5, with the protein MFVPLPVPFVFQRTAPDLNAWRLKSPLALRSNSDIRMSKPGELEKAGADSPLEGTDSERNGPESNHQSMKVSPFPLSPSLSSSKNKMEECGEMSPALPHSHGPTPSQTALQHTQLMLTGSQLAGLTALLPAQQQLLLQQAQAQLLAAAVQQSNAAHAAHAAHAAAQANQQAQAAAAAVAAANQQAQQQQQQQQAGHTGQQAQSQGQGQSTQEQTAQSVPVPPPPPQLTLSQPIQLTAQDIQQLLQLQQLVLVPGHSLPSPAQFLLPQAQQAQQGLLSTPNLITLPQQNQGSLLSAQNRMGLQAQRDKSMDVSGGGGVTTMPSVTPHPEEPSDLEELEQFARTFKQRRIKLGFTQGDVGLAMGKLYGNDFSQTTISRFEALNLSFKNMCKLKPLLEKWLNDAETMSIDSTLPSPSSLSSSSLGFEGMPGRRRKKRTSIETNVRVALERAFMTNQKPTSEEILLIAEQLNMEKEVIRVWFCNRRQKEKRINPSSATPPLPSQPPTAPPAHKQPCYSPHMMSSQLSQAVTSLSSTTVTTMPSICSLTSSLTSTHPSISSSHLSLSSAPSPVTPPPPPRSTASPATPSHSTLSLNTGLWRMGKKNGDVSNYITDFAANLSPSSQWWSAASFQS; encoded by the exons ATATCAGGATGTCAAAGCCAGGAGAGCTGGAGAAAGCGGGGGCTGACTCACCATTGGAGGGCACAG ATTCTGAGCGGAACGGACCTGAATCAAATCACCAG TCAATGAAAGTCAGTCCTTTCCCTCTGTCACCAAGCCTGAGCAGCAgcaag AATAAGATGGAGGAGTGTGGTGAGATGTCCCCGGCCCTTCCTCACTCTCACGGCCCGACCCCCTCACAGACggccctgcaacacacacagctcatgcTGACTGGCTCCCAACTAGCAGGG TTGACAGCTCTGTTGCCAGCGCAGCAGCAGTTGTTGCTGCAGCAGGCTCAGGCGCAGCTCCTGGCTGCAGCTGTGCAACAGTCCAATGCAGCCCATGCTGCTCATGCTGCCCACGCGGCCGCCCAAGCCAATCAGCAagctcaggcagcagcagcagcagtagcagcagcgaATCAGCaagcccagcagcagcagcagcaacagcaggcAGGACACACGGGTCAGCAGGCTCAGTCGCAGGGACAGGGGCAGAGCACACAGGAACAGACTGCCCAAAGTGTCCCtgtcccacctcctccaccccagCTTACCCTGTCCCAGCCCATCCAGCTCACCGCCCAG GACATCCAGCAGCTGTTGCAGCTTCAACAGTTGGTGTTGGTGCCCGGTCACTCGCTCCCATCTCCTGCTCAGTTCCTCCTCCCGCAGGCACAGCAGGCCCAGCAAG gacTCCTATCGACACCAAATCTTATTACGCTACCTCAGCAAAACCAAGGAAGTCTGCTGTCTGCTCAGAATAGAATGGGACTCCAAGCACAG CGAGATAAGAGCATGGATGTGAGCGGTGGTGGAGGCGTGACTACGATGCCCTCAGTGACCCCTCATCCCGAGGAGCCCAGTGACCTGGAGGAGCTTGAACAGTTCGCCCGCACTTTCAAACAGAGACGTATCAAACTGGGCTTCACACAG GGAGATGTAGGTTTGGCCATGGGGAAGCTGTACGGCAACGACTTCAGCCAGACGACCATCTCCCGCTTTGAGGCCCTGAACCTGAGCTTTAAGAACATGTGCAAGCTGAAGCCGCTGCTGGAGAAGTGGCTCAATGATGCAG agacCATGTCCATAGACAGCACCCTGCCCAGCCCCAGCTccctgtcctcttcctctttggGCTTCGAGGGGATGCCTGGTCGTCGCAGAAAGAAGAGAACCAGCATCGAGACGAATGTACGTGTGGCCCTGGAGCGCGCATTCATGACG AACCAGAAGCCTACCTCAGAGGAGATCCTGCTGATCGCCGAGCAGCTCAACATGGAGAAGGAGGTGATCCGAGTCTGGTTCTGCAACCGCCGGCAGAAAGAGAAGCGCATCAATCCCAGCAGTGCCACCCCTCCCCTGCCCAGCCAGCCCCCCACTGCCCcaccagcacacaaacaacccTGCTACAGCCCTCACATG ATGTCCAGCCAGCTGTCGCAGGCCGTGACCAGTCTTAGCAGCACAACGGTGACCACCATGCCCTCCATCTGCTCCCTGacctccagcctcacctccacccatccctccatcagctCAAGCCAcctctctctcagctctgcaCCCTCCCCggtgactcctcctcctcctccccgcaGCACGGCCAGCCCAGCCACTCCCAGCCACAGCACACTCAGCCTGAACACAGG CTTATGGCGTATGGGTAAAAAGAACGGTGACGTGTCTAACTACATCACCGATTTTGCTGCAAACTTGAG
- the pou2f2b gene encoding POU domain, class 2, transcription factor 2 isoform X7, producing MTKTAAIASKDFSSMWLPDIRMSKPGELEKAGADSPLEGTDSERNGPESNHQSMKVSPFPLSPSLSSSKNKMEECGEMSPALPHSHGPTPSQTALQHTQLMLTGSQLAGDIQQLLQLQQLVLVPGHSLPSPAQFLLPQAQQAQQGLLSTPNLITLPQQNQGSLLSAQNRMGLQAQRDKSMDVSGGGGVTTMPSVTPHPEEPSDLEELEQFARTFKQRRIKLGFTQGDVGLAMGKLYGNDFSQTTISRFEALNLSFKNMCKLKPLLEKWLNDAETMSIDSTLPSPSSLSSSSLGFEGMPGRRRKKRTSIETNVRVALERAFMTNQKPTSEEILLIAEQLNMEKEVIRVWFCNRRQKEKRINPSSATPPLPSQPPTAPPAHKQPCYSPHMMSSQLSQAVTSLSSTTVTTMPSICSLTSSLTSTHPSISSSHLSLSSAPSPVTPPPPPRSTASPATPSHSTLSLNTGLWRMGKKNGDVSNYITDFAANLSPSSQWWSAASFQS from the exons ATATCAGGATGTCAAAGCCAGGAGAGCTGGAGAAAGCGGGGGCTGACTCACCATTGGAGGGCACAG ATTCTGAGCGGAACGGACCTGAATCAAATCACCAG TCAATGAAAGTCAGTCCTTTCCCTCTGTCACCAAGCCTGAGCAGCAgcaag AATAAGATGGAGGAGTGTGGTGAGATGTCCCCGGCCCTTCCTCACTCTCACGGCCCGACCCCCTCACAGACggccctgcaacacacacagctcatgcTGACTGGCTCCCAACTAGCAGGG GACATCCAGCAGCTGTTGCAGCTTCAACAGTTGGTGTTGGTGCCCGGTCACTCGCTCCCATCTCCTGCTCAGTTCCTCCTCCCGCAGGCACAGCAGGCCCAGCAAG gacTCCTATCGACACCAAATCTTATTACGCTACCTCAGCAAAACCAAGGAAGTCTGCTGTCTGCTCAGAATAGAATGGGACTCCAAGCACAG CGAGATAAGAGCATGGATGTGAGCGGTGGTGGAGGCGTGACTACGATGCCCTCAGTGACCCCTCATCCCGAGGAGCCCAGTGACCTGGAGGAGCTTGAACAGTTCGCCCGCACTTTCAAACAGAGACGTATCAAACTGGGCTTCACACAG GGAGATGTAGGTTTGGCCATGGGGAAGCTGTACGGCAACGACTTCAGCCAGACGACCATCTCCCGCTTTGAGGCCCTGAACCTGAGCTTTAAGAACATGTGCAAGCTGAAGCCGCTGCTGGAGAAGTGGCTCAATGATGCAG agacCATGTCCATAGACAGCACCCTGCCCAGCCCCAGCTccctgtcctcttcctctttggGCTTCGAGGGGATGCCTGGTCGTCGCAGAAAGAAGAGAACCAGCATCGAGACGAATGTACGTGTGGCCCTGGAGCGCGCATTCATGACG AACCAGAAGCCTACCTCAGAGGAGATCCTGCTGATCGCCGAGCAGCTCAACATGGAGAAGGAGGTGATCCGAGTCTGGTTCTGCAACCGCCGGCAGAAAGAGAAGCGCATCAATCCCAGCAGTGCCACCCCTCCCCTGCCCAGCCAGCCCCCCACTGCCCcaccagcacacaaacaacccTGCTACAGCCCTCACATG ATGTCCAGCCAGCTGTCGCAGGCCGTGACCAGTCTTAGCAGCACAACGGTGACCACCATGCCCTCCATCTGCTCCCTGacctccagcctcacctccacccatccctccatcagctCAAGCCAcctctctctcagctctgcaCCCTCCCCggtgactcctcctcctcctccccgcaGCACGGCCAGCCCAGCCACTCCCAGCCACAGCACACTCAGCCTGAACACAGG CTTATGGCGTATGGGTAAAAAGAACGGTGACGTGTCTAACTACATCACCGATTTTGCTGCAAACTTGAG